The following are encoded in a window of Oncorhynchus mykiss isolate Arlee chromosome 11, USDA_OmykA_1.1, whole genome shotgun sequence genomic DNA:
- the LOC110535008 gene encoding transmembrane protein 236-like, with product MLVDTDNATGSGLTSPQRDRGRLTADNSPLSPSLPLRASQRRGCHSMASGRTLKFALCEVLQFVGLCVPLFIVMQRFALIVARVKSMAQPPGDASTAYWLIVASSIAYVTSTALLVWVPMKYMVFTNKKFLVGRKKWRPVALVYVILSTLPCFAFLIASSEVQINNSIRQDTFAELPVSLMLFSLICIDILERIRHCRLTGHANELDRDAEIPSNVLTHVEHLRGTPVTPVNPANPASPVTPAVPGQPAQPGQPGGPNGQDQNGAGSRPEANGTFQGMSGNQIPGRQFSISGLSSRSARSARSARSAHSVSTSVDRGVSPNAYTGPLHFLCASDARAEVFVDSFLFWMDTVEMVRVAGHPAVYYSGWVFPIYIFSYLSCLRLVVMPHSPLLSSLGVALQDLPFLFVRIGLIAFFGFVTPLLYLMKNLLVCLAFIYFNFMTKLRVFNTERMF from the exons ATGCTAGTGGACACGGACAATGCAACAGGCTCAGGCCTGACTAGCCCTCAGAGGGACAGGGGTCGCCTCACTGCGGACAAcagccccctctctccctccctccctctgaggGCTAGCCAGCGCAGGGGCTGCCACAGCATGGCCTCGGGGAGGACGCTGAAGTTCGCCCTGTGCGAGGTTCTGCAGTTTGTAGGCCTGTGCGTGCCGCTCTTCATCGTCATGCAAAGGTTCGCCCTCATCGTGGCGCGGGTCAAGAGCATGGCGCAGCCGCCTGGCGACGCCAGCACCGCCTACTGGCTCATCGTGGCCTCCTCTATCGCCTATGTCACCTCCACAGCCCTGCTGGTCTGGGTGCCCATGAAGTACATGGTGTTCACAAATAAGAAGTTTCTTGTCGGCAGGAAGAAGTG gaggccAGTGGCACTGGTCTATGTGATCCTCTCCACATTACCCTGCTTTGCCTTTCTCATCGCCAGCTCAGAG GTGCAGATCAATAACAGTATAAGGCAGGACACGTTCGCAGAGCTCCCCGTGTCGCTGATGCTCTTCTCCCTCATCTGCATCGATATCCTGGAGAGGATCCGCCACTGTCGACTCACTGGACATG CTAATGAATTGGACCGAGATGCTGAGATCCCTTCCAATGTCCTCACACACGTGGAGCACCTACGTGGAACCCCAGTGACACCAGTAAACCCAGCAAACCCTGCGTCACCCGTAACGCCAGCTGTGCCCGGGCAACCTGCACAACCAGGGCAACCTGGTGGTCCAAATGGGCAGGACCAGAACGGGGCGGGCTCACGACCAGAGGCCAATGGGACTTTCCAGGGGATGTCAGGTAACCAGATACCAGGGAGACAGTTTAGCATTTCAGGCCTGAGCTCACGCTCGGCACGCTCAGCACGTTCGGCACGCTCTGCACACTCTGTCAGCACGTCGGTGGACCGTGGAGTCTCACCAAATGCGTACACAGGGCCGCTGCACTTCCTGTGTGCCAGCGATGCCCGAGCCGAGGTATTTGTGGACAGCTTTCTGTTCTGGATGGACACAGTGGAGATGGTGAGGGTGGCTGGGCACCCAGCGGTCTACTACTCGGGCTGGGTGTTCCCTATCTACATCTTTAGCTACCTGTCGTGCCTGCGGCTGGTTGTCATGCCCCACAGTCCCCTGCTATCATCACTAGGCGTGGCCCTGCAGGATTTGCCCTTCCTGTTTGTGCGTATCGGCCTCATCGCCTTCTTCGGCTTTGtcactcccctcctctacctGATGAAGAACCTGCTCGTCTGCCTGGCCTTCATCTACTTCAACTTTATGACCAAGCTGAGGGTCTTCAACACCGAGAGGATGTTCTGA